AAACTGATTTGATAAAGTATAGTTTTTCTAATATAGTTTTATGAACTCAGAAtctaaaagaagaaacaaagtcatatgaaagaaaggagaaacaaaatgtcttctGCAGTGGAGCTTGCCTGTTGTAATCCTCATCACCCTCTGTGACTGCACCTTTAAATAGGTCAATGCACATGATGTAAAGTGTAGCCTGAGAGATCACAGCTTTTTGAAACATGTCAATTCGGGATGAAGTAAGTAAGTAGTGTTTTCCTGCTGCATTCAGAATGTCACTCTGTTTTCAGATGAATATCTGTATTTATATCTTCATCTAAATGGTGTAGTTGCAGAGGGTTTGTGAAATACTTAAAAAGCTACAGTACATCACTATACATCTGTTAGAACATCTGTATAACTGAATTGGCTTTCACTTTGCCATATATAGCCCCTTTGTATTATTGCTACTGATGTGCAtcaattaaaagattttcaggTCAAAATCTAACTTAAACAGATTCCAtttgaaaacaacacaatttgAAGTGTTGTTCAATTATTGACCATCAACATGACAACTGAATGAATATTACTATAATTACAAAGCCTGGCCCCTAGAAGACAAAGACTTCTGCTGCAGGAAATGGCCTTAGGAAATGGTATTTTGAGATAACCAATCAGATGGTCTCGTAACCACTCCTCCTTTTGTCACTGGAATAAAACCTTGTGTTTCAGTGAAAACAGCTTAAAGATGAAACTGTTATGGCTCGCACTGATCATCCTGCACCAAGGATGTAAGTTAGATAACAAACAAAACCTCTGAGTCTTTGTGAGCGTAAGAATTTGAACCTATATATCctcatattttatctttttctgcAGGTTGTGTCTTATTTGTTTGTCCTGAATAGCAAACAATGCTAACACGTTTTATTCTTCATATTGCAGATGCCTTGGTTCCAGTGACCATCGTTCAGCTCGGAGACAATGTAACTTTGAAATGCTCTTTTCCGGAACAAAAGACGAGCAGCAGCAGTGAACTTCACTGGTACAAACAAAGTGCAGGAAATGCACTGGAATTAATTTTGAAGCTGATGGAAAATACCAAGCCTACTTATGGACCTGAATTTTTGGGCTCAAGACTGACTGCAACATATACAGAGAAAATTAGCAATCTGATGATTAGGAAGACGACTGAAGGAGATGAAGGCATGTATCACTGCGCTGTGATTGACTGGAACAAGAACATTTGGCAAGGGACCTATTTGCTAATACaaggtattttaattattaaaattacttcAACAGGACAAAtacttgtaaataattttttttttcttttgatctatataaatattaaaagacATCTTAATAAATAATCCAGTACAAGGTTATCCAAAACACGGTTTGTCACATATGACATTTGAGCTacttcttttaaatttaaagataaacacataGTCCATCAATCCTCAGTATAAATCAGTATGTAGAATAGATATATTGTTGGGTGAACTATTGAAAATTATTAattgttttactttacaaatgcacaagaaagtaaaataaagtgaggaagcaaaaagcaaaagtggGCACAGGGATTAGTCATTGGCTCAGGCAATGCATAGCAACACTATATATACTGTTCAAAAATCCAGCTGTGGTTCTCAATAGACCTCTAGCATCTCCCAGAGGTCAACTGAAAAGGGAGCTAGATGGATGAGATTGCTCCTAACCTTTTCCAAGTTTTAGCGTACGTAAATGCCAATGTCAGACGGTAGAAGCAATCAAATGTAGTGATCCAtcacaacagtttttttttgtatttgtgaaatgTATTCttgattttgactttttaaaatttgtaatttctgcttacaataatacattaaacttacattacattttgtaatCCTGACAGATTTAGGGTTAAATTAATCACCTAATttgaccaacatgtttcttctcaATGGAAGTAATCTTCACATAGTGAAGGCAAGTCTATTATTTGGTAAGcttattaaattttaattcaaGTCTAATATATTTCTAACACATATTTCAGTAGCAAAGAAGTTCAAAGAGGTTTACATAATAAAAGTATATCAAAACGAACAAATTAAAGAATATGTGTAGCTTGTCTAAACAACTTCAGTAAGTGATTAAGGAATTAATGATAATCAACAGAGGAATCTAATTTCAAGTTGAGTTCAACTCAATAAGTAACACTCAAtctgttgaaagaaaaagtgCTTTAATATGTTCTCAATATTGTCACCTACTAACCACATATTAAGGTATTAATCATAGTGCAAACAAAACTATCCCAATGGATCTGATCAATAAAAAATTCTGAACAGTTTGCTAAGACTCATCAAgaaaatttttaacatttttgaattgTAGTGtctaacaatttttttttaatttaggaaACACTGTGGTGTCTTCAAATTACACAGTTGTTCAGACGCCAACAATATCAAAACCAGTTCATCCAGGAGACCCAGTGACTCTTCAGTGTTCGGTCCTCTCTGGCTCTGACAACAAGAAATGTTCAGGAGATCTGAATTTGTTCTGGATAAGAGCTGGTGACAAATCTTTTCCAAACTTCATCTACACTGATggaagcagagaaaataaatgtgaagagAAACTGGACTCTAAGCAGATATGTGTGTACAACTTCTCTAAAACATTCAACGCATCTGATGGGACTTTCTACTGTGCTGTGGCCACATGTGGAGAGATATTTTTTGGGAATGGAACAAAATTGGATGTtggtatgattttgtgtttacatttaataaCATTAATGTAAGCAAGTGATGAAAGTAGATAAacaatggttttatttttttcctcagaagctaaaactttatttatgtgTCTTTCATCCTATAGCTACATCTCAAGATGACTTTGTCACCCTGGTGATAACAATTACCTGCTTGGTaatttcagttattataaatatACTTTTCTGCTGCCAGATTCCAAGATCATCATGTAAACCTATTAAAGGTAAGTGCTAAATGacacatttcataaaaatagataaaaggaaataaaaaaggtaatttCTTCAAGAAATATTCTTAAATGGTTTTGGAGAATACCATAAATTAAAGTGGCAGAATCTGGTTAACATGTTTTTAGTTAGGCATTCCGTTATCACAGTGTGAAATAACATGCTTCTAGTAAAGCAGCTTGTACTGTTAAAATTCTTGTGTTAGTTATGAAAAATCTACTTAAACTGTGGATTCTCTTCAAAATGTTGGGTTAAGTACATGACCATATTTCTCTTCTGCGGACACTCAGGGAAAGAAGCGTCCTGTTCTCGAGCAAAACAAAGCAACCGCAGGGAGTCAAAAGATTTTACTgtaagtaaaaatacaaaatcaattTAACTGTTGAGGTGTAACGAAATATTAACCACCCATCTGGTATGGTaataacatttttgataaaTCCTTCATTTGCTTGATAGAATGAAGAGGAACATGAATTAAACTATGCTGCGTTACGTTTCTCTGGAGCTAAAAGGATGAAAGGAATGCCAAAGAGACAGATGGAGACCGACGATAGTGTGTATTCACAAGTGAAacactaaaatataaatatgtggTTGTAATCTTTTCAGGGAGCAAAATCTCCcagtgaataaaatgaaaatattttcttctttttgttttataccCTAAAGAATACAGTAAATGCATATGTTTGCCATTTGCAGTATTTTTCACAGAATTAAAAGTTTCTATCTTcttacttgtatttttttcatctttaaaaattatttcagctaGATATTTAGTtatagatacatttttttctttaataaaagaaaatactaaCATCTTTTGTTGTCCAAAAAAGAAGTATAAAAGTTGATATGATGGTGGATAGATGGTAATTTTTAACAtactaaattaatattttccacCTAATTCACATAGGCcttaaaaaacatcttgattgtaataagaaagaaataattatatttGTTTCACACTGAAACAGCTCTGCTTGTATTTCCTCTACAATCTGCAACCTTATAGAAATGCAATAAGTAGTAACATACAGTGCATCCAGAAAGCATTCTTCTtcactttttcaacattttgtcttattaGCCTTACTAcaaattcttttaaattaatctctttcctTAAAATTTTACTCACAAATTTCCcattataaaaatgtagaaaattgcttttgagtgatttgtgaatttattaaaaatagataatCAAGAAATCTCATTGATTTAGGTATTCACAGCCTTTGCTTTATGATTGAGTGATCCACCTTTGGCAGCAATTACAGCCtcaagtgtttttaaatgtgatacAATAAGCTTAGTCAGCACGCCTATATTTATGCAGCTTTGCTCATTCTTCTTGCAGTACATCTCAAGCTCCCTCAGGTTGAATGGGGCTGGTCTGTGCAGACATTTTGTAACCTCTCCAAAGATCTGTTCAACCAGATTCAAGTCTGGACTTTGGATCGGCCACTCCAGGATATTCAGAGTGGTCCTACAGCCAATCCTTTGAGAGCTAGGCCATGTGCTTTTTATTAGCAATGTTTCATCAGTCATCTACAGCAACTTAAGGAACATGCTAGACAGGAACATGCAAACAGTTTTCAAACTTATTTAAACACAACCTAattgatttaaacatttctttacctACTTCctttggattaactgattatgGCACATCGGTAGGTAGGTGGAATTTTCTTTTTGGCAAATTTGATCGAGAGCAAGACGAGAAGCATCAGGATGTCAATAGTGAAGGAagaaagatttttgtttatattttcataatttgtatttttgacaaagcacaagaaaatggaaCCATTCAGGACAGCacattattgatatttatttcagtctatgatttttttgtaagttgttGCAGCAGCACCCCCTTCAGATGTTGCTCCCAATGCAACTGTATGTGGCCTATGTCAAGCACAAGTCCTGCTTATACGAGATACAGTTTCTTTTGCTGTCCAAACATGAGGCTAAAGTTCCAAGTCTtctattttgtggtttttgtatCCAGGTTACTTGTTTCACTTGTCAACATGTGTGCCGGTTGAGGGTGAAACCTTTGATCAGATACAGATATATGTGTTTCAATAATTGGTGCACGAATGGAGCTTCCACCACAAACACCTCCTTATTGTTGAATGCAGTGTGCTCTGTCTCTTGAAGCACATGGTGTGCAAAAGGAAGAAGTAGAATGGTGGGGAAAGGTCGTCATAAAGCTTCCGCTGGAAACTTCATAGATAGTCTGGCCATGTCAGGTTAAAccaaagagttttatttttagcatgtGCCAGCGTCGTGCCATGCATTAGCAAAATGCCAATGAATGGCAACTGTGCCAAATGCACCACACCTGGGATTACATTATGTCCAGGTTGAAGACAGAGAGAGTAGTTTGAAAGAGGGGTGAAGGAAGCCATctatgtcaaaagaaaaaaacaacattgatcTCAGGGGGGAGGGTTGCAGTTTCAGCTTTCATGCATCTACAATCCCAGCTTAGAAGTGGTGCACACTGTacttacttttgaaaatactgaagtattaaaatgtacaaattatgttttctaaTATAACACTGCTGTATTGTTTTCTGAGTCCTTTtacagaaacatgtaaaaaacatgTGCTGAAGCCACCTGATGATGTGCTGACATGTAGGACCACTCTGCTACAAAAAGTCTACACCACCTGTTAATTCTTCatcagaaaaatttaattaaaaaatgacagtaaataGGAAAATCAATTAAGTTCTAACAAGATGCCTTTAAATTGGTTGAGAAAATCATCAGGAATTATTGGTTTGCTGACTTGTTATCATCCTGGTGATTGCTTTCAAACATCATTATTAAGATGAAAATTCTGAAGAAAACTTGTTTGTCTGCTACCAATAAAAGCAAAGATGCTGCATTCAATGCTGTTATTCAGTATATGTGTGCTGTGTTCAATATCTatgttttattagctttttgtgacccaaacacagagaaatgttgaaaatacaTTGATAAACTATTgtttaatgtaatgtttgctTTGTAAAAGCCAATGCATGTGCTATTGGATTTACCTGTTGGAAGCTTGAAGTAAGTTTCAGATGTgcatgggttttttttgtaactttggGTTTTAGAACAAATGAAGACATTAGGTAAGTATCATTTGGCAAAGACGATATTTAGGAGAGTATTTACTCCAACCACTGCTGACCGTCAGATGATCAGTGATTATCTTGCAAATCCTAAAATGCAAAGCACTTGATGATGGTAACAATCCCCAGCGGTTATTGGACGAGAGGCAAAATACACCCTGGACAGATTGCCACTGCCTTagagggcaacacagagacacacaggacaaacaactaCAACACTTGCACATATACGTAAGGAAAATTT
This Xiphophorus hellerii strain 12219 chromosome 23, Xiphophorus_hellerii-4.1, whole genome shotgun sequence DNA region includes the following protein-coding sequences:
- the LOC116714873 gene encoding uncharacterized protein LOC116714873, whose protein sequence is MKLLWLALIILHQGYALVPVTIVQLGDNVTLKCSFPEQKTSSSSELHWYKQSAGNALELILKLMENTKPTYGPEFLGSRLTATYTEKISNLMIRKTTEGDEGMYHCAVIDWNKNIWQGTYLLIQGNTVVSSNYTVVQTPTISKPVHPGDPVTLQCSVLSGSDNKKCSGDLNLFWIRAGDKSFPNFIYTDGSRENKCEEKLDSKQICVYNFSKTFNASDGTFYCAVATCGEIFFGNGTKLDVATSQDDFVTLVITITCLVISVIINILFCCQIPRSSCKPIKGKEASCSRAKQSNRRESKDFTNEEEHELNYAALRFSGAKRMKGMPKRQMETDDSVYSQVKH